In Paenibacillus algicola, a genomic segment contains:
- a CDS encoding glycoside hydrolase family 88 protein encodes MWQKALENAIAKTRRNIERFGDQFPHVSKEDKYLLNPNTDWTNGFWSGILWLCYEYSGDEIFRNAARKTVDSFRNRLDHHINLDHHDIGFLYSLSSKAQWMIERDPKAKELTLAAADVFMKRWRPEMEILQAWGPEGNEQNGGRIIIDCLLNLPLLYWAYEVTGNQQYLEAAISQADKTRRFIVRGDDSSYHTFYFNQTTGEAIRGGTHQGYEDGSTWTRGQAWGIYGFVLSYYYTKNPLYLETSVRMAKYFIERLPKDHVVYWDFDAPVTPDTKRDSSASAITVCGLHELLKYLPENHPEKAFLQEGMEKSMHGLVKSYSTISEPDAQGLIKRGSYSVRSGNSPDDFVIWGDYYYLEALMRLDNGHKGYWYDRPQGMSE; translated from the coding sequence ATGTGGCAAAAAGCACTTGAAAACGCTATAGCCAAGACGAGAAGGAACATAGAACGATTTGGAGATCAGTTTCCTCATGTGAGTAAAGAGGATAAGTATCTTTTAAATCCCAACACAGATTGGACGAATGGCTTCTGGTCCGGTATTTTATGGCTGTGTTATGAGTATAGCGGTGATGAGATATTCAGAAATGCAGCAAGAAAAACAGTGGATAGCTTCAGAAATAGACTAGATCACCATATTAATCTTGATCATCATGACATTGGGTTTCTCTACTCCTTATCCTCAAAAGCACAATGGATGATTGAGAGGGATCCAAAGGCTAAAGAGCTTACCCTCGCAGCTGCTGATGTGTTTATGAAGCGCTGGAGACCAGAGATGGAAATTCTTCAAGCATGGGGTCCCGAAGGTAATGAGCAAAATGGAGGACGTATTATTATTGATTGTTTACTGAATCTTCCTTTGCTTTACTGGGCCTATGAGGTAACAGGTAACCAGCAGTATTTGGAAGCAGCAATATCGCAAGCGGATAAAACTAGACGTTTTATTGTAAGAGGCGATGACTCGTCTTATCATACATTTTATTTTAATCAAACGACAGGAGAGGCAATTCGAGGAGGAACACATCAAGGCTACGAGGATGGTTCTACTTGGACACGCGGTCAGGCTTGGGGAATTTACGGTTTTGTTCTATCCTATTACTATACCAAGAACCCATTGTACTTAGAAACCTCTGTTAGAATGGCTAAATACTTTATTGAAAGACTGCCAAAGGATCACGTGGTGTATTGGGACTTTGATGCGCCAGTCACACCGGACACAAAGCGAGACAGTTCAGCATCTGCAATTACCGTATGTGGACTGCACGAATTACTAAAATACCTGCCTGAGAATCACCCGGAAAAAGCATTTCTACAAGAAGGTATGGAAAAATCCATGCATGGCTTAGTTAAAAGCTATTCCACAATAAGTGAACCAGACGCACAAGGCTTAATAAAACGCGGTTCTTACAGCGTCAGGTCAGGGAATTCACCAGACGATTTCGTGATTTGGGGGGACTATTATTACCTCGAAGCCTTAATGCGCCTTGATAATGGGCATAAGGGGTATTGGTATGACCGACCACAAGGGATGAGTGAGTAA
- a CDS encoding sulfatase family protein, which produces MIKPNVVIIMADQLRYDLLGEHTPNINQIASESVVFNRAYCASPICVPARGAFFTGKYPNETGCLINGWEPLERQHGQVQEGIENLYTLMEEVWDSWHTGKQHLHTKDQFDLKPESQTKWESLERRYDQYLKEHGKRKPGGKKFTALIPEMVGGTTTKLRRYSIPTVGCYEEGFDYFYDGFITKCSLEALQNRDRTRPFLLNAMFLAPHPPLEIPDPWYSKFQNVELPYNVGRWSANQSPLQMYNLTGVLGSRYTREDWSEIWPVYTGLVSLLDDCVGTIIAELKRQNLYDNTLILFTSDHGEMLGSHGLWQKMCMYEESVRTPLFIKFPTSYQPGIKSSDALVSSVDVLPTLCEFLGLNTPDDLSGHSLMSIIEGHQADIREEVVIQYDGNGSRGNYQRCIVTKEFKLIVDLFKDELFIELYAAEDEQEQCNLAFNPQYRVILEQMLETLRKHMAETKDLLRIPENAFECFHAKYIMFQNSAITEI; this is translated from the coding sequence TTGATTAAACCCAATGTTGTTATAATAATGGCTGACCAGCTTCGTTATGATTTACTCGGAGAACACACACCAAACATCAATCAAATAGCTTCGGAAAGTGTTGTTTTTAACAGAGCCTATTGTGCTTCACCTATTTGTGTCCCGGCCCGGGGTGCGTTTTTTACAGGGAAGTATCCAAACGAAACAGGCTGTTTAATCAACGGGTGGGAGCCGCTTGAAAGGCAACATGGTCAAGTTCAGGAAGGCATAGAAAATTTATATACATTAATGGAAGAGGTCTGGGACAGCTGGCATACAGGTAAGCAGCATCTTCATACGAAGGACCAATTTGACCTCAAACCTGAATCTCAAACCAAATGGGAGTCTCTAGAGCGACGTTATGATCAATACCTAAAAGAGCATGGCAAGAGAAAACCTGGTGGAAAAAAGTTTACGGCCCTTATCCCAGAGATGGTGGGAGGAACAACAACCAAATTAAGACGATACTCTATACCCACGGTAGGCTGTTATGAAGAAGGTTTTGATTATTTCTATGATGGTTTTATTACAAAGTGCAGTTTGGAAGCGTTACAAAATAGAGATCGCACAAGGCCTTTTTTGTTAAACGCTATGTTTTTGGCTCCACATCCACCACTAGAGATCCCGGACCCATGGTACTCCAAATTTCAAAATGTAGAGCTTCCATATAACGTGGGGCGCTGGTCTGCGAACCAATCCCCTCTGCAGATGTACAATTTAACCGGGGTGCTAGGTTCTCGCTATACAAGAGAAGACTGGAGTGAAATCTGGCCCGTGTACACAGGTCTGGTTTCACTATTAGATGATTGTGTGGGGACGATTATTGCAGAATTAAAAAGACAAAATTTATACGATAACACTTTAATTTTATTTACTAGCGATCATGGAGAAATGTTGGGCTCCCATGGATTATGGCAAAAAATGTGCATGTATGAGGAATCCGTTCGCACTCCGTTGTTCATAAAATTCCCTACATCCTATCAGCCTGGAATTAAATCCTCGGATGCGCTGGTTAGCTCGGTTGACGTTCTGCCAACACTATGTGAGTTTCTAGGTTTGAATACCCCTGACGACTTGTCAGGACATTCATTAATGTCCATTATTGAAGGTCATCAGGCAGACATTAGAGAAGAAGTAGTTATTCAATATGACGGAAACGGTTCTCGAGGGAATTATCAAAGATGTATAGTAACCAAAGAATTCAAATTGATCGTTGATCTCTTCAAAGATGAGCTGTTTATAGAGCTGTATGCAGCAGAGGATGAACAAGAGCAGTGTAACTTAGCATTTAATCCTCAATATAGAGTTATTCTTGAACAAATGCTAGAGACTCTTCGCAAACATATGGCAGAAACGAAGGATCTACTCCGTATTCCAGAGAATGCATTCGAATGCTTTCATGCTAAATATATAATGTTTCAGAATTCGGCTATAACAGAGATCTAA
- a CDS encoding aldose 1-epimerase, with protein sequence MDRYEIVFAEQDGCSVVELRDSQLGDRARLVPELGGNLISLNLNGREILAAPDSVAQLKEGQTMYGTPILFPPNRVQDGRFTFKGRTYQLPINEEPDRHLHGELSRREWKVVERGSSDDKGAYIVLSFRYADHEDMLTYFPHPLSFRMTFSLREGQLHMGGTIHNEGKDEAAFAFGLHPYFYTPRLEQGDGVLQAPAAREWPITRFTFVTGPPEDTALAAQLRQGMPLHQITPLGSAMLELQQLPERVCRLQLKEQGYTIAYQFGETFPYLLIFRPNWSESICLEPYSCLTDAFNLPYPADMTGARGIGPGEQLAFETSMWVEDI encoded by the coding sequence GTGGATCGTTATGAGATTGTATTTGCTGAGCAGGACGGCTGCTCTGTCGTGGAGCTTCGAGACTCTCAGCTAGGAGACCGGGCCCGGCTTGTTCCGGAGCTCGGCGGTAACCTGATTTCGTTAAACCTTAACGGGCGCGAGATCCTGGCGGCACCGGATTCCGTAGCGCAGCTAAAAGAGGGTCAGACCATGTACGGAACTCCGATTCTTTTTCCACCTAATCGTGTACAGGACGGCAGATTCACATTCAAGGGCCGAACTTATCAGCTGCCGATTAATGAGGAGCCCGACCGACATCTCCATGGTGAGCTGTCGCGCCGGGAGTGGAAGGTCGTGGAGCGGGGGAGCTCTGATGATAAAGGAGCCTATATTGTGCTTTCCTTTCGCTATGCCGATCATGAGGATATGCTGACCTATTTCCCGCATCCGTTAAGCTTCAGGATGACCTTCTCACTGCGGGAGGGGCAGCTGCACATGGGCGGTACGATTCATAATGAGGGAAAGGATGAGGCTGCATTTGCCTTCGGGCTTCACCCTTACTTCTATACTCCAAGGCTGGAGCAAGGAGACGGGGTGCTGCAAGCTCCGGCAGCGAGAGAGTGGCCGATCACCCGCTTTACTTTTGTGACCGGACCTCCAGAGGATACAGCACTTGCAGCGCAGCTGCGTCAGGGGATGCCGCTGCATCAGATAACCCCGCTCGGCTCCGCAATGCTGGAGCTTCAGCAGCTTCCAGAGCGGGTATGCCGCCTTCAGCTTAAGGAGCAGGGGTACACCATCGCTTACCAGTTCGGAGAGACCTTTCCGTATCTGCTGATCTTCCGTCCTAACTGGTCGGAGTCGATCTGCCTGGAGCCTTACTCCTGCCTTACCGATGCGTTTAACCTTCCCTATCCTGCGGACATGACAGGAGCTCGGGGCATTGGACCAGGCGAGCAGCTTGCGTTTGAAACTTCAATGTGGGTAGAGGATATTTAG
- a CDS encoding S-layer homology domain-containing protein, translating to MNRKKWKGILSGLLCSALLITSFFASTAPAGYAAPNMDELPENIRTDKADFDTIPEVAEFYKAKFGEDAVAYFNSINGESRIQRMNFLQYPEGQYLEINGEEVIDIPDQDARIWRLFSDVRFEGSAAQTMELYIIDPNGVETEWTVFKNGGWKDKLTGLYTNYTKMGFQESNPSEAITHPWLIKDNGENVYEGYKMKIKGNGTLRSVYHWEEEGVPLEFDISAWTVLGEDKDILDVSVEVDALTNLSMNGVNKLPEDVFKRYHINSGPIGIEQAGGEFTVLDEAYHKTTKDWGFIPGRGAFHYKLLTDWAGLKEDPARPGYADFTEVNKIYTKSQPAIHKFESLYPSIGKDYVLTMDGWPKWMWENPESGQSEHFGTPGYEHFDAAAEASAQLIKSIDTRLDGLGPKYVEVKNESTIPQEWWFLQSEPDKAWGYLSEFHNKVAAAVKAKNPDVLVGGPSSAFMYLEKNDFDEARAQLKFMDETKDSLDWYSHHFYENANLFIHDRENNSDGFLSGRLEAVLDLLNAHMVNTDNVKPIYITEEGTYNTAGSDADYFQKLVAFNGYMLRFMNYSDSIGMLVPYLYPIINWKPDSTGTFYKYNENKNGLLEEMTPMEAYLDMWKDYRGAYLPSQSDHERVHTNAVRYNDKLYVAVHNLNAQRVHLDLDVLAGNANIDSVTRKHFFLEKGELTYEEDTVTDLEDVYMRVQEMSIFEITLDSNPDFTGTWNREFAYASEELIPLSDQAPAVVTIQQDAAQLAKSTLRIGFGKTGSGFAGDMTVVVNPGEPEEQTFIKDLNYTNKPGNLLTYAEFELEPSKVLAQNTIEIRVPDRGGYVTSVQLIQYDEQAAPSGVDTEALRQPIAEAKSTLSETVISATGNEVQPGAVWIKQHIHDTLSIEVTKAEIVAEDVLATAEEVESAVMNLNKAMAIFEQYATVKSEPTGSRGARFSFEDGESAAYTYDADSVTATVVSQNATEGSQALKVDFDKLTSYAWDSTGKYSGRLTFTAPEEGWSLGGKPFTFDVANLNNQAAQLRVEITDQSDHKGIYYYALAAGASRKISISEFQKASGTWLADGNFPRTADIDTENVKSIQWYVFSPTQAPIDRSSLVFDHVVIGVAATAPEPEPEPGEPPVDPEEPPVTPGVPPVDPEEPPVTPGVPPVDPEEPPVTPGVPPVTPAPPAAPAPPVVPPGSGSTVKESEITILINGKPSRSLASQVVENRDSRSVTTVTLNASSLKESLSQAANGSTLRIPVSGSSHEVAGVFSGEVLEELGNKEVTIELVSEQFAYMLPVQLLQTEREAAAAKEKLPLKEIGMDIRMSQLEEADMAPVKRSASAKGYTLAAPAFHFEISLSYNEKTTAVNALNGFVERAIALPDGIARDDVSTGVRYMDHGAFTHVPTAFSTINGRDYAVMNSMSNSIYTLLYHTAGFTDVQNHWAEAIIQNLGSRLIVEGVGAGDFEPNRSVTRAEFAAMVVKALGLHTLEGGTVFPDVEAGSWYSPYVNAAAQLQLIAGYDHGQFKPLDSITREQAMTILQRGMHVAGMEAEVEALEAEALLRSFTDAGTASSYAKSSLAAGIKSGLLLGRDGSKLAPKAYVTRAETAAMLERMLKKAGLI from the coding sequence TTGAACAGAAAAAAATGGAAGGGAATCCTTTCAGGGCTGCTCTGCTCGGCACTGCTCATTACTTCATTCTTTGCTTCAACTGCCCCGGCGGGCTATGCCGCGCCGAATATGGATGAGCTGCCGGAGAATATTCGTACAGACAAAGCAGACTTTGATACGATTCCGGAAGTCGCGGAGTTCTATAAGGCTAAGTTCGGGGAGGATGCAGTAGCGTATTTTAACAGCATCAATGGCGAAAGCCGGATTCAGCGGATGAATTTCCTGCAATATCCGGAGGGTCAATATTTAGAAATTAATGGAGAAGAGGTCATCGACATTCCAGACCAGGATGCCAGAATATGGCGTCTGTTCAGTGACGTCCGGTTCGAGGGCTCGGCAGCTCAGACGATGGAGCTGTACATTATCGATCCGAATGGTGTGGAAACCGAGTGGACAGTATTCAAGAACGGAGGCTGGAAAGACAAGCTCACGGGACTGTATACCAACTATACCAAAATGGGCTTTCAGGAATCGAACCCTTCCGAAGCGATTACCCATCCTTGGCTGATCAAGGACAACGGTGAGAATGTGTATGAAGGCTATAAGATGAAGATTAAAGGCAATGGTACGCTTCGCAGTGTGTATCACTGGGAAGAAGAAGGGGTACCCCTGGAGTTCGACATTTCCGCGTGGACCGTCCTTGGTGAAGATAAGGACATTCTTGACGTTTCCGTCGAAGTGGATGCGCTTACAAATCTGAGCATGAACGGTGTGAACAAGCTGCCGGAGGACGTGTTCAAGCGTTATCACATCAACAGCGGTCCGATCGGCATCGAGCAGGCGGGCGGAGAATTCACGGTACTGGATGAAGCCTATCACAAGACCACCAAAGATTGGGGCTTTATCCCGGGACGCGGGGCTTTCCATTATAAGCTGCTGACGGACTGGGCCGGGCTGAAGGAAGATCCGGCGCGTCCAGGCTATGCAGATTTCACAGAGGTCAACAAGATCTATACCAAAAGCCAGCCGGCCATTCATAAATTCGAAAGTCTTTATCCTTCGATCGGGAAAGATTACGTGCTTACGATGGATGGGTGGCCGAAATGGATGTGGGAAAATCCGGAATCCGGACAATCCGAGCATTTTGGTACCCCGGGATACGAGCATTTTGATGCTGCTGCTGAGGCTTCGGCCCAGCTGATCAAGAGCATTGATACTCGATTGGATGGCCTGGGGCCGAAATATGTTGAAGTGAAGAATGAATCCACAATTCCGCAGGAGTGGTGGTTCCTTCAATCCGAGCCGGACAAGGCATGGGGCTATTTGTCTGAGTTCCACAACAAGGTAGCAGCAGCGGTTAAAGCAAAGAATCCTGATGTTCTCGTAGGCGGACCGAGCAGTGCCTTTATGTACCTGGAGAAAAATGACTTCGATGAGGCTCGCGCTCAGTTGAAGTTTATGGATGAAACCAAGGATTCACTGGATTGGTACTCCCACCATTTCTACGAGAATGCCAACCTGTTCATTCATGACCGGGAAAACAACTCGGACGGCTTCCTGAGCGGACGGCTGGAAGCGGTACTGGATCTGCTGAACGCGCATATGGTGAACACCGATAACGTGAAGCCGATTTACATTACCGAGGAAGGCACGTACAACACCGCTGGAAGCGATGCAGACTATTTTCAAAAGCTGGTTGCCTTTAATGGTTACATGCTTCGCTTCATGAACTATTCCGATTCGATCGGCATGCTGGTGCCTTACCTGTATCCGATTATTAACTGGAAACCGGACTCTACCGGCACGTTCTACAAATATAACGAGAACAAGAATGGCCTGCTGGAAGAGATGACGCCGATGGAAGCATATCTGGATATGTGGAAGGACTACCGGGGCGCCTATCTGCCTTCGCAGTCCGATCATGAACGCGTCCACACGAATGCGGTGCGGTATAACGACAAGCTGTATGTCGCCGTGCATAATCTGAATGCCCAGCGGGTCCATCTTGACCTGGATGTGCTGGCAGGGAATGCCAACATTGATAGCGTAACAAGAAAGCATTTCTTCCTCGAAAAAGGAGAACTGACCTATGAGGAGGACACGGTTACAGACCTGGAGGACGTGTATATGCGCGTCCAGGAAATGAGTATTTTTGAAATTACGCTGGACTCCAATCCTGACTTTACCGGAACATGGAACCGGGAATTTGCTTATGCCTCCGAGGAACTGATTCCGCTGAGTGATCAAGCGCCTGCTGTGGTGACGATCCAGCAAGATGCAGCACAGCTTGCCAAATCCACACTGCGGATCGGCTTTGGCAAAACAGGCAGCGGCTTCGCCGGGGATATGACGGTTGTGGTCAATCCGGGTGAGCCCGAAGAGCAAACCTTCATTAAGGATCTAAACTACACGAATAAGCCTGGAAACCTGTTGACGTATGCGGAGTTTGAGCTGGAGCCTTCAAAGGTGCTGGCCCAGAACACAATTGAGATTAGGGTGCCGGATCGCGGCGGCTATGTGACGAGTGTCCAGCTCATTCAGTATGATGAGCAAGCTGCTCCTTCGGGTGTGGACACGGAGGCACTTCGCCAGCCGATCGCCGAAGCGAAATCGACGCTGTCTGAAACCGTAATCTCCGCTACCGGTAATGAAGTGCAGCCGGGAGCAGTCTGGATTAAGCAGCATATTCACGATACACTTTCGATCGAAGTAACCAAGGCTGAGATTGTAGCAGAGGATGTCCTGGCAACGGCGGAAGAGGTAGAATCTGCGGTGATGAACCTGAATAAGGCTATGGCGATTTTTGAGCAGTACGCCACCGTTAAATCAGAGCCGACCGGAAGCCGCGGAGCACGGTTTTCTTTTGAAGACGGCGAATCTGCAGCCTACACATACGATGCAGATTCTGTAACGGCCACCGTCGTGTCGCAGAACGCAACGGAGGGTTCCCAAGCGCTGAAGGTTGATTTTGACAAGCTCACTTCTTATGCATGGGATTCTACCGGTAAATATTCCGGCCGTCTGACGTTTACTGCGCCGGAGGAAGGGTGGAGCCTGGGCGGCAAGCCATTCACCTTCGATGTGGCCAATCTGAACAATCAGGCTGCACAGCTGCGCGTCGAGATTACAGACCAATCAGATCACAAGGGAATCTATTATTATGCTCTGGCGGCAGGAGCGTCACGTAAAATTAGTATTTCTGAATTTCAAAAAGCATCAGGAACCTGGTTAGCAGATGGCAATTTCCCGAGAACGGCGGATATTGACACTGAGAATGTGAAGTCCATTCAATGGTATGTTTTCAGTCCAACGCAGGCACCGATTGATCGGTCATCCCTGGTCTTTGATCATGTGGTGATCGGAGTTGCAGCGACAGCACCGGAGCCTGAGCCGGAGCCTGGGGAACCGCCGGTAGATCCGGAGGAACCGCCGGTCACGCCAGGAGTGCCGCCGGTAGATCCAGAGGAACCGCCGGTCACGCCAGGAGTGCCGCCGGTAGATCCGGAGGAACCGCCGGTCACGCCAGGAGTGCCGCCAGTAACGCCTGCACCACCTGCCGCTCCTGCTCCGCCTGTTGTCCCTCCGGGCTCCGGCAGCACCGTCAAGGAATCGGAGATTACGATTCTGATCAACGGCAAGCCATCCCGTAGTCTGGCTAGCCAGGTTGTGGAGAACAGGGACAGCAGATCCGTTACGACAGTAACCTTGAATGCTTCCTCGTTGAAGGAAAGTCTGTCGCAGGCTGCGAACGGCTCAACACTCCGTATTCCGGTCAGCGGAAGCTCTCACGAGGTTGCCGGTGTGTTCAGCGGCGAGGTACTGGAAGAGCTGGGAAATAAAGAGGTGACGATCGAGCTGGTGTCGGAGCAATTCGCTTATATGCTGCCCGTGCAGCTTCTTCAGACCGAGCGGGAAGCGGCCGCAGCGAAAGAGAAGCTTCCTTTAAAAGAGATCGGAATGGACATCCGGATGAGTCAGCTGGAGGAAGCTGACATGGCGCCAGTGAAGCGGTCGGCTTCGGCAAAAGGCTACACCTTGGCAGCTCCGGCCTTCCATTTTGAGATCAGCCTTAGCTATAACGAGAAGACGACAGCCGTGAACGCGTTGAACGGGTTCGTGGAAAGAGCGATTGCTCTGCCAGACGGTATTGCCCGGGATGATGTTTCCACTGGGGTAAGGTACATGGATCATGGAGCGTTCACGCATGTGCCAACAGCCTTCAGCACGATTAACGGCCGGGATTATGCCGTGATGAACAGCATGTCCAACAGCATCTATACGCTGCTCTATCATACTGCCGGCTTCACAGATGTACAGAATCACTGGGCCGAGGCAATCATTCAGAACCTGGGCTCGCGACTGATTGTGGAGGGCGTAGGAGCAGGCGATTTTGAGCCCAATCGAAGTGTAACACGGGCTGAATTTGCAGCCATGGTTGTCAAAGCGCTGGGACTGCATACCCTCGAGGGAGGCACTGTATTCCCTGATGTGGAGGCAGGCAGCTGGTACAGTCCTTATGTAAATGCGGCAGCACAGCTGCAGCTGATTGCCGGCTATGATCATGGCCAGTTCAAGCCGCTGGACAGCATCACGCGGGAACAGGCTATGACGATTCTCCAGCGAGGCATGCATGTAGCGGGTATGGAGGCAGAAGTGGAGGCTTTGGAAGCCGAAGCGCTGCTTCGCAGCTTTACGGACGCAGGCACAGCATCTTCTTATGCCAAGAGCAGCCTGGCTGCAGGCATCAAGTCCGGCCTGCTTCTTGGACGCGATGGCAGCAAGCTGGCACCGAAGGCCTATGTGACCCGCGCCGAAACCGCCGCCATGCTGGAACGGATGCTGAAGAAGGCGGGCTTAATTTAA
- a CDS encoding extracellular solute-binding protein, with amino-acid sequence MRNWKQWFILFMVMVMSLSLLAGCSGDGSGSDSKTSESTSNTDTSKDPEAPNGDNEGVFPLSEKVTLKMATCKHPNNGPFEEMDFFKQYEEKTNVQIEWTDLEFAQCEEQRNLILASGDLPDAFYGTLALSGNDVINYGGQGMLVPLEEYINKETMPNLTALIEANPEFKSIMTAPDGHIYSLPSIRELMLWLSPDMMYLNKEWLDQLGLEVPKTTDELKTVLEAFKTQDPNGNGKNDEVPFSFLWDFANYNVNGIGSLFGAFGRADSANHMFVEDGKVVFSAMEEEYKEGIAYFHTYFKDGLFDKESLAQDRNQLVGKGSGTEQRLGGFFSWNAFSIVGAENDPKYVVVPALKGPNGDQVWRKSLGNNQGVNPFAFSMTAVNEHPELTMQWMDLAYATDTSIEAGWGPIGVTLEDKDGQLTLKEAPAGMTTDQYVFKTAPVEAPYAILEETYGTRLALAEKDKIKIDGIKEHYLPYMTSETFPGVMFTAEESQKIKTLDTDLNSYISQTSAKWLLEGGVEKEWDSYMANLKKMKVDELVAIYQTAYDRFMSAQ; translated from the coding sequence TTGAGAAATTGGAAACAATGGTTCATTTTGTTTATGGTCATGGTGATGAGTCTTTCCCTGTTAGCCGGCTGCTCGGGAGACGGCAGCGGATCCGATTCGAAGACATCCGAGAGCACCAGCAACACAGACACTTCCAAAGACCCGGAGGCACCGAATGGAGACAATGAGGGCGTATTTCCACTTAGCGAGAAAGTCACGCTGAAGATGGCAACCTGTAAGCATCCGAATAACGGGCCATTCGAGGAAATGGATTTCTTCAAGCAATATGAAGAGAAAACGAATGTGCAGATTGAATGGACAGATCTGGAGTTTGCGCAATGCGAGGAGCAGCGGAATCTTATTCTGGCCAGCGGAGATTTGCCGGATGCGTTCTATGGCACACTGGCCTTGTCTGGCAATGATGTGATCAATTACGGCGGCCAAGGCATGCTGGTACCGCTGGAGGAGTATATCAACAAGGAAACCATGCCGAATCTGACGGCTCTGATTGAAGCAAATCCGGAATTCAAGAGCATTATGACGGCACCGGATGGCCACATATACTCGCTTCCAAGCATCCGGGAGCTGATGCTGTGGCTCTCTCCGGATATGATGTACTTGAACAAGGAATGGCTGGATCAGCTCGGATTGGAAGTGCCGAAGACTACGGATGAGCTGAAGACGGTGCTGGAAGCATTCAAGACACAGGATCCGAACGGCAATGGCAAGAACGATGAGGTTCCGTTCTCTTTCCTATGGGATTTTGCCAACTATAATGTGAATGGAATCGGTTCCCTGTTCGGCGCCTTTGGACGCGCGGATTCTGCGAACCATATGTTTGTCGAAGATGGTAAAGTTGTTTTCTCGGCGATGGAAGAGGAATATAAAGAAGGCATCGCTTACTTCCATACGTATTTCAAGGACGGTCTGTTTGACAAGGAAAGTCTGGCTCAGGACCGCAATCAGCTCGTGGGCAAGGGCAGTGGTACCGAGCAGCGTCTGGGCGGCTTCTTTTCTTGGAACGCCTTCTCCATCGTAGGTGCGGAAAATGATCCTAAATATGTCGTAGTACCGGCCTTAAAGGGCCCGAACGGCGACCAGGTATGGAGAAAGTCACTGGGCAATAACCAGGGTGTCAATCCATTTGCCTTCTCGATGACAGCGGTGAACGAGCATCCGGAATTGACCATGCAGTGGATGGACCTCGCTTACGCTACAGATACGTCTATTGAAGCAGGCTGGGGGCCGATCGGCGTAACGCTGGAGGATAAAGACGGTCAGCTGACACTGAAAGAAGCGCCGGCCGGAATGACAACAGATCAGTATGTTTTCAAGACGGCACCGGTTGAAGCGCCTTATGCCATTCTTGAAGAAACGTATGGCACCCGCCTGGCTCTGGCAGAGAAGGATAAAATTAAGATTGACGGCATCAAAGAACATTATCTTCCTTACATGACTTCGGAAACGTTCCCGGGTGTGATGTTCACGGCGGAGGAATCCCAGAAGATTAAGACGCTGGATACCGATCTGAACAGCTATATTAGCCAGACCAGTGCAAAATGGCTGCTTGAAGGCGGTGTAGAGAAGGAATGGGACAGCTATATGGCCAACCTGAAAAAAATGAAGGTGGATGAGCTGGTTGCCATTTACCAAACGGCGTACGACCGCTTTATGAGCGCACAATAA
- a CDS encoding carbohydrate ABC transporter permease, translated as MTLFKRSQADIWFDRINLLVIFTGLIIIIYPLYFVVIASVTDPGAVQTTLLWPEKFSLDGYKKILESENLWIGYKNSFIYAILGTVINLGLTLPAAYALSRKDMPGRNTIMLIITFTMFFSGGLIPTYLTVKELGMLDSVWAMVIPNAVGAWNLIIARTFFQSTIPDELLEAAKMDGCSDAMFFWRMVLPLSQALIAIMILFYGVAHWNSYFNALIYLRDQELYPLQLVLRSILIENQIQNDMMTDLSSMGDQLRAAELIKYGMIIIAALPLLILYPFLQNYFVKGVMIGSIKG; from the coding sequence ATGACATTGTTCAAGCGCAGTCAGGCGGACATCTGGTTCGACCGAATCAATTTACTTGTCATTTTTACCGGGCTTATCATCATTATTTATCCGCTGTACTTTGTGGTGATAGCTTCCGTTACGGATCCCGGTGCGGTTCAGACAACACTGCTCTGGCCGGAAAAGTTCAGTCTGGATGGCTACAAGAAAATTCTGGAGAGCGAGAATCTCTGGATCGGCTACAAGAACTCATTTATCTACGCCATTCTGGGGACGGTCATTAATCTTGGCCTGACGCTGCCCGCAGCATACGCACTGTCCCGCAAGGATATGCCAGGCCGCAACACGATCATGCTGATCATTACATTCACCATGTTCTTCAGCGGGGGGCTCATTCCAACCTATCTGACCGTGAAGGAGCTTGGCATGCTGGATTCTGTATGGGCGATGGTTATTCCTAACGCTGTAGGCGCATGGAATCTGATTATCGCACGGACGTTCTTTCAATCCACCATTCCGGATGAGCTTCTGGAGGCGGCCAAAATGGATGGCTGCTCGGATGCCATGTTCTTCTGGCGGATGGTGCTTCCACTGTCTCAGGCCTTGATCGCGATCATGATTCTGTTCTATGGCGTAGCCCACTGGAACTCCTACTTTAATGCCTTAATCTACTTGCGAGACCAGGAATTGTATCCGTTGCAGCTCGTGCTTCGCTCGATCCTGATCGAGAACCAGATCCAGAATGACATGATGACAGATTTATCCTCCATGGGCGATCAGCTGAGAGCAGCAGAGCTGATTAAATACGGCATGATCATCATTGCGGCACTGCCGCTGCTGATTCTGTATCCGTTCCTGCAAAATTATTTCGTTAAGGGAGTCATGATCGGCAGCATCAAAGGCTAA